A region of Candidatus Omnitrophota bacterium DNA encodes the following proteins:
- the apt gene encoding adenine phosphoribosyltransferase — translation MGGDNLKKYIRNIANFPKKGIIFRDITTLLKEPSIFKKVIDIFYRRYRNKNIELVVAVEARGFIFGSVLAYKLGAGFVPIRKRGKLPAKTVEVSYSLEYGEDTLCAHKDAVKKGQRVLIVDDLLATGGTVKAVTELMKKLNGNIVECAFLIELTALNGREKLKKYPVFSLIKY, via the coding sequence ATGGGAGGAGATAATCTTAAAAAATATATTCGTAATATTGCCAACTTTCCTAAAAAAGGAATTATTTTTCGTGATATAACTACGCTTTTAAAAGAACCCTCTATTTTTAAAAAAGTCATCGATATCTTTTATCGGCGTTACAGAAATAAGAACATAGAATTGGTGGTAGCGGTAGAGGCAAGAGGGTTTATCTTTGGTTCGGTATTGGCTTATAAATTAGGGGCGGGGTTTGTTCCTATAAGGAAAAGAGGGAAACTTCCTGCTAAAACTGTGGAGGTTTCTTATTCTTTAGAGTATGGTGAGGATACTCTGTGTGCACATAAGGATGCTGTAAAGAAGGGACAGCGTGTGCTCATTGTTGATGACCTTTTGGCTACTGGAGGGACAGTAAAGGCAGTCACGGAATTGATGAAAAAACTTAATGGGAATATTGTGGAATGTGCTTTCCTCATTGAGCTTACTGCACTCAATGGCCGTGAAAAACTAAAGAAATACCCAGTTTTCTCTTTGATAAAATATTAA
- a CDS encoding DUF502 domain-containing protein, whose protein sequence is METLIRKLRNNFISGLIILFPLVISFLFIRFLYFKLDQIILEPGIKYLFKFFPYTYLVPLFKIFIFILVILIISLLGIATKNIFGRRFLFSLEHFLSRLPLIGKIYSGTKEISDALLLSKKGAFRKVVLVEFPKDGSYALGFITSETKGEIQKSTKEEVVSVFIPTTPNPTSGFLLFVPINKTIPLDISVEEGIKLVISFGIVSR, encoded by the coding sequence ATGGAAACTTTAATACGTAAATTAAGAAATAATTTTATCAGTGGTCTTATTATTCTGTTTCCTTTAGTTATCAGCTTTTTATTTATACGCTTTTTATACTTTAAGCTAGACCAAATCATTCTTGAACCAGGGATAAAATACCTTTTTAAATTCTTTCCTTATACTTATTTAGTTCCTCTTTTTAAAATTTTTATTTTCATTCTTGTAATTCTCATTATTTCTTTACTAGGTATTGCCACAAAAAATATCTTTGGACGGCGTTTTCTATTTTCTTTAGAACACTTTCTTTCACGTCTTCCTTTAATTGGTAAAATTTACAGCGGTACGAAGGAAATTTCGGATGCTTTATTGTTGAGTAAAAAGGGGGCGTTTCGCAAGGTAGTGCTGGTAGAATTTCCCAAAGATGGTTCTTATGCATTAGGTTTTATAACTTCGGAGACAAAGGGAGAAATTCAAAAGAGCACAAAAGAAGAGGTGGTAAGTGTTTTTATTCCGACAACCCCCAACCCCACGAGCGGTTTTTTGCTCTTTGTCCCTATAAATAAAACAATTCCCTTAGACATATCCGTAGAAGAGGGGATAAAACTAGTGATATCTTTTGGTATAGTATCACGATGA
- a CDS encoding glycine--tRNA ligase, giving the protein MSEVTIEKIVSLSKRRGFIFQNSELYGGLASSWDYGPLGVELKKNIKDAWWRAMVYERDDVFGLDSAILMHPRIWEASGHAQNFADPFLSCSHCDKYYRQDNPEIVNGLCPSCGKPLSGEVTYANLMLKTHLGPIEETALKVFLRPETAQGIFVNFANILAAKHPKLPFGIAQIGKAFRNEITTGNFTFRSREFEQMELEYFVRPEEDKEYYDFWIQERFNWYIRLGINRDNLRLREHAEDELAHYAKACTDIEYHFPFGWMELEGIANRTDFDLRQHSKFSGIELSYFDEQKRDIFFPYIIEPSGGVDRSLLAFLIDAYREEKVKGEKRVVLGLDKKLAPIKVAVLPLLSNRSEIVEMARKIYEDLRAYFVVTYDDTASIGRLYRRQDEIGTVYCVTVDVQSLVDKQVTIRDRDTMLQDRISIDKLKEYLDSKFNIG; this is encoded by the coding sequence ATGTCGGAAGTAACGATAGAAAAGATTGTTTCTCTCTCTAAGCGTCGAGGATTTATTTTTCAGAACAGCGAACTTTATGGCGGGTTGGCGAGTTCTTGGGATTATGGACCGTTGGGGGTCGAGTTGAAAAAGAATATTAAAGACGCTTGGTGGAGAGCGATGGTTTATGAAAGAGATGATGTTTTTGGGCTTGATTCTGCGATTTTAATGCATCCGCGGATATGGGAAGCTTCCGGCCATGCCCAGAATTTTGCAGACCCTTTTCTCAGTTGTTCCCATTGTGATAAATATTATCGTCAGGACAATCCTGAGATTGTAAATGGTCTTTGTCCTTCCTGCGGAAAACCTTTGTCGGGAGAGGTTACTTACGCAAATTTGATGTTAAAGACGCATCTCGGCCCGATAGAAGAAACTGCTTTAAAAGTCTTTCTGAGGCCTGAAACTGCTCAGGGAATCTTTGTAAATTTTGCCAATATTCTTGCCGCCAAACACCCTAAACTTCCTTTTGGCATCGCTCAGATAGGCAAAGCATTTCGTAATGAAATTACGACAGGAAACTTCACTTTCCGTTCTCGCGAATTTGAACAGATGGAATTGGAATATTTTGTCCGTCCCGAAGAAGATAAAGAATATTACGATTTCTGGATTCAGGAACGTTTTAACTGGTATATAAGACTGGGAATAAACAGAGATAATCTACGTTTACGGGAACATGCCGAAGATGAACTTGCACATTATGCTAAAGCCTGTACCGATATAGAATATCATTTTCCCTTTGGTTGGATGGAGTTAGAAGGGATTGCTAACCGCACCGATTTTGACCTGCGCCAACACAGTAAATTTAGCGGTATAGAACTTTCTTATTTTGATGAGCAAAAGCGAGATATTTTTTTTCCCTACATCATTGAACCATCGGGAGGGGTTGACCGTTCGCTACTTGCTTTTCTTATCGATGCTTATCGGGAAGAGAAAGTGAAAGGAGAGAAAAGGGTTGTTTTAGGATTAGATAAAAAACTAGCTCCCATTAAGGTCGCAGTTTTGCCTTTACTAAGCAATCGGTCGGAAATAGTAGAAATGGCAAGAAAAATATATGAAGATTTACGTGCGTATTTTGTGGTTACCTATGATGATACAGCCAGCATTGGTCGGCTTTACCGCCGTCAGGATGAGATAGGCACTGTTTATTGTGTAACTGTAGATGTTCAATCTCTCGTTGATAAACAGGTTACGATAAGAGATAGAGATACAATGCTTCAGGACCGTATTTCCATAGACAAGTTAAAAGAGTATCTAGATTCTAAATTTAATATTGGCTAA
- the recO gene encoding DNA repair protein RecO codes for MIRKAEALVLKRCEFRETSFILTLFTKDFGKINGLAKGVRVSPPKWRTSFPLFSYNTVVFYPRRGLNLITDAELLKDFGEKFSILNRHIFASYLVELIDLFMPLEEKNERIFEMLLKIFTLIGDAEDLERIVRIFEIKLLQLTGFSPRIDNCIRCKKPIIKSAYFSHRNGGLLCKHCALEDGNSSFIQPGTISTLKHILSGSEENLFSRLRMGRLIREELRLVLEKFLVYHLERVPRAYELAPKA; via the coding sequence ATGATACGGAAAGCCGAAGCCTTGGTTTTAAAAAGATGTGAATTTCGCGAAACAAGTTTTATCCTTACACTCTTTACTAAAGATTTTGGGAAAATAAATGGCTTAGCAAAAGGAGTACGTGTTTCCCCACCTAAATGGAGGACTAGTTTTCCTCTCTTCAGTTATAACACCGTAGTTTTCTATCCTCGCCGTGGACTTAATCTTATTACTGATGCAGAACTACTTAAAGATTTTGGTGAAAAATTTTCAATCTTAAATAGACATATATTTGCTAGCTATCTGGTAGAACTGATAGATTTGTTTATGCCCTTAGAGGAGAAAAATGAGCGTATTTTTGAAATGCTTTTAAAAATTTTCACACTTATCGGAGATGCAGAAGACCTGGAACGCATAGTGAGAATATTTGAGATAAAACTTCTTCAATTGACGGGATTTTCACCGCGTATTGATAATTGTATTAGATGTAAAAAACCCATTATAAAGTCTGCTTATTTTAGCCATAGAAATGGGGGGCTTCTTTGTAAACATTGTGCCTTAGAAGACGGTAATTCCTCTTTTATTCAACCGGGAACGATTTCTACTTTGAAACACATACTGAGCGGTTCTGAAGAAAATCTCTTTTCTCGCCTCAGAATGGGCAGGTTAATTCGGGAAGAATTGCGGTTAGTTTTAGAAAAATTTCTAGTTTACCATCTGGAGAGGGTTCCGCGTGCTTACGAATTAGCCCCGAAGGCGTAA
- the ppdK gene encoding pyruvate, phosphate dikinase, with translation MSKKYVYFFGGGKADGNEKMKELLGGKGANLAEMAGHPDLKLPVPPGFTITTEVCTYYYKHKKKYPEGLKEQVDKAMRNIEKLMGRKFGDSQNPLLVSVRSGARRSMPGMMETVLNVGLTEKTIPGLIKQSKGNERFVYDAYRRLLMMYSDVVMEKAQGIEPESEELGIRKQLERIMQDLKKAKGISSDTDLDAEDLKKLCSLFKAKIKEVLKKDFPDDPNVQLWQAIGAVFASWNGKRAVAYRKIEHIPDDWGTAVNVQTMVFGNLDDTSATGVAFTRNPGNGENQFYGEYLINAQGEDVVAGIRTPAPLNEYSRSEYNRHLKTLEEAMPKLYQQLFQIQKRLEKHYRDMQDIEFTIEKGRLFILQCRVGKRNGLAAVKMAVDMYKERLITKEMAVYRVTPQQLDELLHPIIDPKEEAKRKPLAKGLPAGPGGAMGQVVFSAQEAVNWVKEGKKVILVREETNPEDVEGMRAAEAILTARGGMTSHAALVARGWGKCCIVGCGEIEIDYEKKEFNVDGKTIKEGDWITLNGTKGYVYEGKLAMIDASSENELLNSFLKICDKVRRLKIRTNADTPEDAKRARSFGAEGIGLFRTEHMFYGKGSEIPLFILRKMIISRTEEERRSALQELFPYMKEDIKNTLLAMEGLPVTIRLIDPPLHEFVPHQREQLENLAKSLNISFEELEKRADGLKESNPMMGHRGVRLGITYPEISETQIRAIFEASCELIKEGKRTYPEIMIPVVSDMKEFVHQFEIVKRVYKEVITKFNVKKIDYLVGTMIEIPRASLLAHRIAEVAEFFSFGTNDLTQMGFGFSRDDIGAFLPDYLEKGILNNDPFQTIDEEGIGELIRTGIERGRRVRPNLKVGICGEHGGEPQSVKFCHRVGMDYVSCSPFRVPIAKLAAAQAVLEDARNK, from the coding sequence ATGAGTAAGAAATATGTTTACTTTTTTGGAGGAGGTAAAGCTGATGGAAATGAGAAGATGAAAGAACTCTTAGGAGGTAAGGGAGCAAATCTCGCGGAGATGGCAGGGCATCCTGACTTAAAACTTCCTGTTCCTCCGGGTTTTACTATTACAACCGAAGTCTGCACTTATTATTATAAGCATAAAAAGAAATATCCTGAGGGGCTGAAAGAACAGGTCGATAAAGCTATGCGGAATATAGAGAAACTTATGGGTAGGAAATTCGGAGATTCGCAAAATCCTTTACTTGTTTCTGTGCGTTCGGGAGCAAGACGTTCTATGCCGGGTATGATGGAAACAGTGCTCAATGTTGGACTAACCGAGAAAACCATTCCCGGATTGATTAAACAAAGTAAAGGAAATGAACGTTTTGTTTATGATGCCTATCGCCGACTTCTTATGATGTATTCAGACGTGGTAATGGAAAAGGCTCAGGGTATTGAACCCGAAAGTGAAGAGTTGGGTATTCGCAAACAGTTAGAGAGGATTATGCAAGATTTAAAGAAAGCAAAAGGAATTAGCTCCGATACCGACTTAGATGCTGAAGACTTGAAAAAGTTATGTTCTCTTTTCAAGGCAAAAATAAAGGAAGTCCTTAAAAAAGATTTTCCTGATGATCCCAATGTTCAACTCTGGCAGGCAATAGGTGCAGTTTTTGCTTCTTGGAATGGAAAGCGAGCCGTAGCTTATCGTAAAATCGAACATATTCCTGATGATTGGGGTACTGCTGTAAATGTTCAAACTATGGTTTTTGGAAATTTAGATGATACTTCTGCTACGGGTGTAGCTTTTACCCGTAATCCCGGCAATGGTGAGAACCAATTCTACGGAGAATATCTCATTAATGCCCAAGGAGAAGATGTGGTCGCGGGCATACGTACCCCCGCTCCCCTAAATGAATATTCACGGAGTGAGTATAATCGTCATTTAAAGACCCTAGAAGAAGCGATGCCTAAACTTTACCAACAACTTTTTCAGATTCAGAAAAGGTTGGAGAAACATTATCGGGATATGCAGGATATTGAATTTACAATCGAAAAAGGAAGGCTTTTTATCCTTCAGTGTCGTGTGGGTAAGCGTAATGGATTAGCGGCGGTAAAAATGGCAGTCGATATGTATAAAGAAAGATTGATTACTAAAGAAATGGCAGTTTATCGGGTTACACCCCAGCAGTTGGATGAATTACTTCACCCTATAATTGACCCCAAAGAAGAAGCAAAACGCAAGCCTTTGGCTAAAGGACTTCCTGCTGGTCCCGGAGGAGCAATGGGACAGGTGGTTTTTTCCGCTCAGGAGGCAGTAAATTGGGTAAAGGAAGGGAAGAAGGTTATTCTTGTTAGAGAAGAAACCAATCCCGAAGACGTAGAGGGAATGCGTGCTGCGGAGGCAATTCTCACTGCTCGCGGAGGAATGACTTCTCACGCTGCTCTGGTTGCCCGCGGTTGGGGAAAATGTTGTATTGTAGGATGCGGAGAGATAGAGATAGACTATGAAAAGAAAGAATTTAACGTGGATGGTAAAACGATTAAAGAAGGTGATTGGATTACCCTTAACGGAACAAAAGGATACGTTTACGAAGGAAAGCTTGCGATGATTGACGCCTCTAGTGAGAACGAACTTCTTAACAGTTTTCTTAAAATCTGTGATAAGGTGAGGAGATTAAAAATCCGTACCAATGCAGATACCCCTGAAGATGCTAAGCGCGCTCGTTCTTTTGGGGCAGAGGGGATTGGGCTTTTCCGCACCGAACATATGTTTTATGGAAAAGGTTCAGAAATTCCACTCTTTATTTTAAGAAAGATGATAATTTCCCGTACAGAAGAAGAACGGCGTTCTGCTTTGCAAGAACTGTTTCCTTATATGAAGGAAGATATAAAAAATACCCTTCTTGCGATGGAAGGACTTCCGGTAACCATCAGACTTATTGATCCGCCTCTTCACGAATTCGTTCCTCATCAGAGAGAACAATTGGAGAATTTAGCCAAAAGTTTAAACATCTCATTTGAAGAATTAGAGAAGAGAGCGGATGGTCTAAAAGAGTCAAATCCGATGATGGGGCATCGGGGGGTGCGTTTGGGCATAACCTATCCCGAGATTAGCGAGACACAGATAAGGGCAATTTTTGAAGCCTCTTGTGAATTGATAAAAGAAGGTAAAAGAACTTATCCTGAGATTATGATACCCGTAGTTTCAGATATGAAAGAATTTGTTCATCAATTTGAGATTGTGAAACGAGTTTACAAAGAAGTCATTACCAAATTTAATGTCAAAAAGATTGACTATTTGGTAGGAACGATGATTGAAATTCCCCGTGCCAGTCTCCTTGCTCACAGGATTGCTGAAGTAGCAGAATTTTTCTCTTTTGGAACTAACGACCTTACCCAAATGGGGTTTGGGTTCTCTCGTGATGACATCGGAGCTTTTTTGCCTGATTATCTGGAAAAGGGTATACTCAACAATGACCCTTTCCAGACCATTGATGAAGAGGGTATAGGTGAACTTATTAGGACAGGAATTGAACGTGGCAGAAGAGTCAGACCTAACTTAAAAGTCGGGATTTGTGGCGAGCATGGAGGTGAGCCACAATCGGTTAAATTCTGTCATCGGGTAGGCATGGATTATGTGAGTTGTTCTCCTTTTCGGGTTCCTATTGCTAAGTTGGCTGCAGCACAGGCGGTTCTTGAGGATGCGAGAAATAAGTAG
- a CDS encoding diacylglycerol kinase, protein MRNSNLIESFNRAIEGFLHTLRFQRNMRIHFIVAGLVVVSALYLDFTRLELALLVTIVTFVLFAEMLNTIVESLLDIYKKDSDNLIKTIKDISAGSVLLASILAVGVGYLLFFNRVHLPLDSVLVRIKQSEWHISLIILILLFFLVVTIKYYFRRGSPLRGGIPSGHSAFAFSVWTITFLLQKNNIVNFLVFLLAVLIARSRIKTGIHNIYETVIGAILGIVITILIYQLMT, encoded by the coding sequence ATGAGAAATAGTAATTTAATCGAAAGTTTTAATCGGGCTATAGAAGGGTTTTTACATACCTTGCGGTTTCAACGCAATATGCGCATACATTTTATAGTTGCGGGTTTAGTCGTTGTTTCTGCATTATACTTAGATTTTACTCGTTTGGAGTTGGCCTTGCTTGTAACTATTGTAACTTTTGTGCTTTTTGCTGAGATGTTAAATACAATTGTAGAATCATTACTGGACATATATAAAAAAGATTCCGACAACTTAATAAAGACGATTAAGGACATATCTGCTGGTTCAGTTTTATTAGCTTCAATTTTGGCGGTAGGAGTAGGTTATCTTCTTTTCTTTAACCGCGTCCATTTACCCTTAGATTCTGTTCTGGTAAGGATAAAACAATCAGAATGGCATATTAGTCTTATTATCTTAATTCTGCTGTTCTTTTTGGTTGTAACTATAAAATACTATTTTCGGCGTGGAAGTCCTTTGCGAGGAGGGATACCCTCCGGGCACAGTGCTTTTGCTTTCTCGGTCTGGACGATTACTTTTCTTTTGCAAAAGAACAATATAGTGAATTTTCTGGTTTTTCTTCTGGCAGTCCTTATTGCGCGGAGTAGAATAAAAACAGGTATTCACAATATTTACGAAACAGTTATAGGGGCAATTTTGGGAATTGTAATTACCATTTTGATTTATCAATTAATGACTTAA
- a CDS encoding RNA polymerase sigma factor RpoD/SigA encodes MEPIKAYLRDIKNVERLSAEEEFKIARRAKRGDRIARDRLIHANLPLVINMAKKYSYLGLPLTDLIEEGNIGLMRAVAKFNPNKGYRFSTYAAWWIRQYITRAIANQARVVRLPVYMNEMISKLRKINEKLSHKFGRKPTDKEIAKEMGISVQKVKEITELSVRSSSLDRMVLPEESSTEFVDLLEDLTSKNAIDELVSLFHHEKITELLGMMPDREREILSMRFGFIGGVTHSLSEVAKKFSISRERVRQIEENALKKLHKLLTSEQIKKISYVEKRLREEEKKELCRRREKGLKIVKNKNKNKNKRVYGRR; translated from the coding sequence ATGGAGCCGATTAAAGCTTATTTAAGGGATATAAAGAATGTAGAACGCTTGAGTGCGGAGGAAGAGTTTAAAATTGCCCGACGTGCAAAACGTGGAGATAGAATTGCACGTGATAGGCTTATTCATGCTAACTTACCTCTGGTGATAAATATGGCAAAGAAATACAGCTATTTGGGACTGCCTTTGACTGATTTGATCGAAGAGGGTAACATTGGGTTGATGCGTGCGGTGGCAAAGTTTAATCCCAATAAGGGATACCGTTTTTCTACCTATGCTGCTTGGTGGATAAGACAGTATATAACAAGAGCGATAGCTAATCAGGCAAGAGTAGTGAGACTTCCTGTCTACATGAACGAGATGATTAGTAAGTTGCGAAAGATTAATGAGAAACTTTCTCACAAATTTGGGCGCAAGCCTACGGATAAGGAAATTGCTAAAGAGATGGGAATCTCGGTGCAGAAAGTAAAAGAGATAACGGAACTTTCCGTTCGTTCAAGTTCGCTCGATCGCATGGTCTTACCTGAAGAAAGCTCTACAGAATTTGTTGACCTTCTGGAAGATCTTACTTCAAAGAATGCCATAGATGAACTAGTAAGTTTATTCCATCACGAGAAAATAACTGAGCTATTGGGTATGATGCCTGACAGAGAAAGGGAAATTTTGAGCATGCGTTTTGGTTTTATAGGAGGAGTAACACATTCTTTAAGTGAGGTGGCGAAGAAATTCTCTATAAGCAGGGAAAGGGTGAGACAGATTGAAGAGAATGCGCTCAAAAAGTTACACAAACTACTAACTTCGGAACAAATAAAGAAAATCTCTTATGTAGAAAAAAGACTTAGAGAAGAAGAGAAAAAAGAACTATGTAGACGTAGAGAAAAAGGATTAAAGATAGTTAAAAATAAAAATAAAAATAAAAATAAAAGGGTTTATGGGAGGAGATAA
- the ybeY gene encoding rRNA maturation RNase YbeY — translation MEIKVVKTINKRLPFSVSEVEEKTLKVLDLLKIKDGVLDVVLVSDVFIRRLNRRFLKKNNYTDVLAFGEAFDNQGHKRKNIFGEVIISVDAAKRFAKRYGQRTEREFYLYLIHGILHLLGYNDHTLKQRKTMEELQNVLLSRIIPNEK, via the coding sequence ATGGAAATAAAGGTAGTAAAAACAATAAATAAAAGACTTCCGTTTTCGGTTTCAGAAGTAGAGGAAAAAACGCTTAAAGTTTTAGATTTGTTAAAAATAAAAGACGGGGTTTTGGATGTAGTTTTAGTAAGTGATGTTTTTATAAGACGCCTCAATCGCCGTTTTTTAAAAAAGAACAATTATACCGATGTGCTTGCTTTTGGTGAAGCTTTTGATAACCAGGGGCATAAACGGAAAAATATTTTTGGAGAAGTGATTATTTCTGTAGACGCTGCTAAGCGTTTTGCTAAAAGATATGGGCAAAGAACAGAGAGAGAATTTTACCTATATTTAATTCACGGCATATTGCATCTTTTAGGATATAATGACCATACGTTAAAACAGCGTAAAACAATGGAAGAACTACAAAACGTTCTTCTCTCCCGTATTATACCTAATGAGAAATAG